A genome region from Sceloporus undulatus isolate JIND9_A2432 ecotype Alabama chromosome 1, SceUnd_v1.1, whole genome shotgun sequence includes the following:
- the RWDD1 gene encoding RWD domain-containing protein 1 → MADYGEEQRNELEALESIYPDSFTVLAEKPPSFTITVTSEAGENDETVQTTLKFTYPEKYPDEVPLYELLSQENLEDGDVTDILKLLLAQAEENLGMVMIFTLVSAVQEKLNEIVDQIKTRREEEKKQKEKEAEEAEKHCFHGTPVTIENFLSWKARFDAELLEIKRKRMKEEEQSGKNKLTGKQLFETDHNLDTSDIQFLEEVGNSVEVDESLFQEMDDLELEDEEDDPDYNPVHLDSD, encoded by the exons ATGGCCGATTACGGGGAGGAGCAGCGCAACGAGCTGGAGGCCCTGGAGTCCATCTACCCGGACTCCTTCACAG TGTTAGCAGAAAAGCCCCCAAGTTTCACTATCACTGTGACGTCTGAAGCAGGAGAAAATGATGAAA CTGTTCAGACAACCCTCAAATTCACATATCCAGAGAAATATCCAGATGAAGTCCCACTTTATGAACTTCTTTCTCAAGAGAATCTTGAAGATGGTGATGTTACAGACATATTGAAATTATTACTGGCGCAA GCAGAAGAGAACCTTGGTATGGTAATGATCTTCACACTAGTATCGGCTGTGCAagagaaattaaatgaaatagtAGATCAGATAAAaacaagaagagaagaggaaaagaaacagaaggagaaagaagcagAGGAGGCAGAAAAG CATTGTTTCCATGGCACTCCGGTCACCATTGAAAACTTTTTAAGCTGGAAAGCAAGATTTGATGCTGAGCTtttagaaattaaaagaaaaaggatgaaAGAAGAAGAGCAGTCTGGTAAAAATAAGCTAACAG GAAAACAGCTGTTTGAAACAGATCATAATCTTGACACTTCTGACATTCAGTTTTTAGAAGAAG TTGGAAACAGTGTGGAAGTGGATGAATCCTTGTTCCAGGAAATGGATGACTTAGAATTGGAAGATGAAGAGGATGATCCAGATTACAATCCTGTCCATCTAGACAGTGACTAG